Within Macaca nemestrina isolate mMacNem1 chromosome X, mMacNem.hap1, whole genome shotgun sequence, the genomic segment attgtgtattatatataatacaagaAACAGTATTTTATACCGTCTGATACATTTACGATGTGTGCTACTACCTCTAGTTCTGAAACATATTCATGACCCAGAAAGAAAGCCCCCTATGCATTAAGCagccagttttttatttttattttatttttatttattattattattatatatatattttttgagaaggagtctcactctgtcgccagactggagtgaagtggcacgatctcaactcactgcaacctccacctcccgggttcgagctattcttctgcctcagcctcctgagtagctgggactacaggcgcaggccgccacacccagctaattttttttttttttttgtattttagtagagatggagtttcaccattttgtctcgaactcctgagctcaggcaatccgcccacctcagcctcccaaagtgctaggattacaggcatgggccaccgcgcccggcaggtttttatttttatttttatttttatttatttttatttttgagacagagtcttgctctgttgcccaggctggagtgcagtggcgagatctcagctcactgcaacctctacctcccatgttcaagcaattcttctgtctcagcctcccgagtagctgggattgcaggcacccgccaccacacctggctaatttttgtacttttagtagagactaggtttcttcatgttggtcaggctggtttcaaactcccggcctcaggtgatctgcccacctcggcctcccaaagtgctgggattacaagcgtgagtcaccccacccggcctgttttttatttttaaaccataatttattggtttttgtttttgttttagtttgagatggagtctcacactgtcgcctgggctggagtgcgagtgcagtggtgtgacttcagctcactgcaacctccaccttccaggttcaagcgattcccctgcctcagcctcccgagtagctgggattacaggggcccaccaccacgcccagctacttttttgtatttttagtagagacgggtttcattatgttggccaggctggtcttgaacgtggtctcgaacgcctgacctcgtgatccacccgcctcggcctcccaaagtgctgggattacaggcatgagccaccatgccagcccataatttattgattttttttttttttttttttttttgagacggagtctcgctctgtcacccaggctggagggcagtggccagatctcagctcactgcaagctccgcctcccgggttcatgccattctcctgcctcagccaccctagtagctgggactacaggcgcccaccacctcgcctggctagttttttgtattttttagtagagacggggtttcactgtattagccaggatggtctcgatctcctgacctcgtgatccacccgtctcggcctcccaaagtgctgggattacaggcttgagccaccgcgccccgccaatttattgatttttaaaaatttgtccaGCCTTCTATCACCACGTTAAATCCATTAGCTGCAACCATCCCATGAGAAGCTGAGTGGATTCAGCCCCACCGCCTGCTCAGACTCTGTCCGAGCACCTCAGTTGTCCCAACAGCATCACTGCAGGACCCCCAGGACGTTGGACTGGTAGCTCCCTGGGTCTCCTTCTCTCTGGGGCAGATCTTCAGTCCTCCCTTGACTTCACAACTGTGGCCAGATCATGTGCGGACTGTCCCTCACTTTGGGTCTCCAGAGCACTTGCATCAAACACCTCTAACTCAGAAGTGTGCAGCCACACTGGGACTCAGAACCCGAGAACAGGGACAGAAGACTTATGCCCTTGGGGTGCCCAGTCTCGCGGCATTGGGCATGACTTCCAGCTCCTGCGCCTTTCCCAGCAGCTGCTGACTGGGGACCCGGACCAGGGGCTGAGCGACCAGCCCGGCAAGCGAAGCTCGGGGTCTCACTCAGGCACCAGCTCCTCCTTGCCCCGGGCCCTTGGCACAGGTAAGTGCTCATTAAGGGACTGCTGCTGCTCAGCCACAGAGACAGCTGGCCTGCCAGGCTTGAGTGACTCACAGGTCTGTCACATCCCGCTGGCCCGGGAAGGCGGGGTCTGGGTGGGAAGGTGGGCGGGCAGGTCAGCAGTTCCCAGGCCTCGTGCTCGCCCTCCTTGTCAGCGGCAGGGCGGAGATGGGGCGGGCCTGCCTGTCGGCAAGGGTGGGGCGTCCGGCCCGGTCGGGTCCTTCCTGGCTGGGTGGCTCAGGAACACggcctcttcctctttttttcccctgctaGCCCTATTCAGGCAGGAGCTGCTCTTCTGGGGTATCGTGGTCCACTTAAGGATGAGGCAGACTTGGTGACAAGCTGGTCTGAGCAGGTATGGGAGCCCCCTCGGGAGACGGAATAAGGGAGGAAGTTGCCTTCTGCCTGGAGAGGGCTCGGGAGGGAGAGGGAAGCCTAGGGCTCCAACCAAGGCTGATGTTGACTGCCAGGGTTTGGGGCTGAAGCCAGGAACAGTCGCTCTCTCTGGTTCTTACTGGTAGCCCTCATGGGGGTCCCTGACGCCAGAGCCTCTAAGGCTGCCTGTGCCAGCCCAGGGCTGCCCACATGCCCACGTATATCCCAGAATAGGCACCAGGGCAGGGAACTCAAACTAGCGTGAGTGACAGAGCAGGTGGTCAGGGAGAAACAGACATCAAACCCAGCCAGGAGAGAGACACCacaacagagagacagagaagggaaaCCAGAGACGAGAGGGAAAGTGAGACAGAGACAGGCAGAGCCTCAGAGAGGCAGGAAGTGAGCCCAAAGGGAAGGTGACAGGTTGACAGAGAAAAGCAGACAGACAAAGCAGAGGAACTCATGCCTCGGGATGCAAAAGCCACATGGACAGGGCTTGGAGCAAGGGGCTGAGCCCTGCAAGGTCAGGTGAGTGTGAGACAAAGATAAACTGGTGGGGGGGGGGCTCCAGCTGGTGAGATAAACACAAAGGGCTCCCCAGTGGTGGCAGGGGCATGTGAAAGAGTCCCCATCACAGGTTGCAACGGGGATGATTTGGCCATATCTGAGATCTTTTTAAATACACACGCCCTTGTACCCAGCAATTCACTGCCAGGAGTTTATCTTAAAGAGAACATCTCACAAGTGGGAAGACAGAGATGAACGAAGATGTTCCTGTAGTTACTAATGGAGGTGAAAAGCACTGGGGTTTCTTGgaacagcatggtgaaacctcatctctccaaacaaatttttaaaattagcttggtggccgggtgtggtggctcgcacctgtaattccagcactttgggaggctgaggtgggaggatcacttgaggtcaggagttcgagaccagcctggccaacatggcgaaacctgtctctactaaaagtacaaaaattagccgggtgtggtggcatgcgcctataatcctagccactcgggaggctgaggcaggagaatcacttgaacctaggagacagaggttgcagtgagctgagattgagccactgaactccagcgtgggagatagagtgagactgcatctcaaaaaaagaaaaaaaaattagcttggtgtggcagcatgtacctgtagtcccagctactcggaaggctgaggtgagagcatcacttgagcctgaaaggtggaggttgcagtgagctgagatcacatcactgccctccagcctgagcaacggaatgagactatctaaaaaaaaaaaaaaaaagaaagtgggccgggcactgtggctcacgcctgtaatcccaactactcaggaggctgaggcaggagaattgcttgaacctgggaggcggaggttgcagtgagccgagatcacgccactgcactccagcctggtgacagagcaagactccatctcaaaaaaaaaaatatagactaggccaggcgcagtggctcaggcctgtaatatCCCAgcactggctgggcgcggtggctcacacctgtaatcccagcactttgggaggccaaggccagctgatcacctgaggtcaagagttccagaccatcctggccaagatggtgaaactccgtctctactaaaaaatacaaaaattagctgggcatggtggcaggcgcctgtaatctcagctactcaggaggctgaggcaaggagttgcttgaacccgggaggcagacgttgcagtgagccaagatcacgccactgctctccagtgtgggcgacagagtgagactctgtctcaaaaaaaaaaaaaaatcccagcactttgagaggctgagataggaagatcacttgagcccaggagtttgagaccagcctgggaaacatagaattcaggaggctgcagtgagccgtggtggcaccattgcactccagtctgggtgacagagcaagaccttgtctccaataAATAAGCAATAAAAGAATAAGCTTGACcgcttgtgcactgttggtgagaatgtaaaatggtgcagtcaccaTGGAGACCAATgtgacagttcctcagaaaattaaaaatagaactaccatatgatccagcaattccatttctgggtatatacccaaaagaactgaaagcaggggctgggcgctgtggctcgcacctgtaatcccagtactttgggaggccaaggcgggcagatcacgaggtcaagagatgcaTGAGGCTGGGGCACCAGGGCTCATTTCtgcaatccctgcactttaggaggctgaggcaggagaattgcttgagcataggagttcaagaccagcctgggcaacatagtgagaccttgtctctctctctctaaaaaaaaaaaaaaaaaaaaaaaaaaaaaaaaccagcagggCACGgccgctcacacctgtaatcccagcactttgggaggccaaggtgggcagcttacctgagatcaggagttcgagaccagcctgagaaacatggagaaaacccgtctctactaaaaatacgaaattagctgggtgtggtggagcatgcctgtagtcctagctgtttgggagcctgaggcaggagaatcgcttgaacctgggaggcggaggttgcagtaagctgagatcgtgccattgcactccagcctgggcaacaaaagcgaaactccatctcaaaaaaaaaaaaaaaaaaaaaaaaaaaaggaatatgattcagccatgaaaagcaaagaaattctgacatatgctccAACATGAATGGCCCTTGAGGATAGTGAAATGAGCCtgtcacaaaaatacaaatactgtaggatttcacttttttttgagacggagtctcattgttgcccaggctgaagtgcagtggcgtgatcttggcttcatcttgacagagcaagactctgtctcaaaaacaatttttttttttttttttgagatggagtctcactctgtcgcccaggctggagtgcagtggtatgatctcgcttcactgcaacctccgcttcccaggttctagctattctcctgcctcagcctcctatgtagctgggattgcaggcacctgccaccacacctggctaatgtttatatttttagtagagacagagtttcgccatgttggccacggtggtctcgaactcctgacctcagggatctgcccgcttcggcctcccaaagtgctgggattacagacctgagccaccgcacccgacctcaaaaacaattttttttttttttttgagacggagtctcgctctgtcgctcaggccggagtgcagtagcatgatctcggctcactgcaagctccgcctcccaggttcatgccattctcctgcctcagcttcctgagtagctgggactacagacacccgccacctcgcccggctagtttttttgtattttttagtggagaaggggtttcaccgtgttagccaggatggtcttgatcgatctcctgacctcgtgatccacccatctcagcctcccaaagtgttgggattacaggcttaagccaccgcgcccggcctcaaagacaatttttaagtgaaaagaatGCTGTCAAGCCATACATGCAGAGTCAACAGGTGGCCACGGAGAAGGGCGGGGAACCTGCGGGTTGGCAGGTCTGGGAGGCTGGTGCTGGGCAGCAGCTAGTGCCACTTTCTCTGTTCCATATTTCAGCCCTCCCAGAGCCAGAACTGAGCCCAGTGAGAGCATACCCTGGGGCAGCCTGGATTCCTGGGGGGTCCCCGGCAGCCACACGCAGTCATGCATTATCCAACTGcactcctcttcctcatcctggTCAGTGGGGCCCAGGCCTTTCGCATCTGCGCCTTCAACGCCCAGCGGCTGACACTGGCCAAGGTGGCCAGGGAGCAGGTGATGGACACCTTAGTTCGGGTAAGTTCATCACTTCAGGGAAGCTGTGCCCCTAAACACCATGACCCAAAGCCCCCAGCCCTGCCTGACCAGGAGTACGTTCTAGAGAAGAGGGGACAGGAAGAGATGTGGCACGGAGATGCAGCACAGGCACTTGCCTGCTgctggcctcagtctcctcctctgtGAAACAGGTGACGTGTGGGTGGAATGAGTCTTCTCCTGGGGCCTTTCCAGTCCCACTGCTTCTGCGGGCTGCAGCCAGCAAGCCTTAACACTCTTGGCCACAACAGTGCAGTTCCCTGGGCCCACTGCCTCCTCTCAGGGCAGCTGGCACTGAGTCAGGCTGGCCTTCCTGGTGTCCTGCAGATCCTGGCTCGCTGTGACATCATGGTGCTGCAGGAGGTGGTGGACTCTTCCGGCAGCGCCATCCCCCTCCTGCTTCGAGAACTCAATcggtgagcaaggctctgtgagTCTAATCAGGGGCGCACCCAGAGCCTTGAGGCCCTGACTCTGCCTCCCCTTTTCTTGGCAGATTTGATGCCTCTGGGCCTTACAGCACCCTGAGCAGCCCCCAGCTGGGGCGCAGCACCTACGTGGAGACATACGTATACTTCTATCGGTGAGCACAGAGCTGGTGGCGCAGCAGGgcagggggcggggagggggcgggcgCAGTCCTTGGCCCTAATGTGAAGTAGGCTCGTTAGTCCCCGGGGCCACAGGCCCCCCATCCTGGGACAGCCTCACCTGCTTAGCATACTTTTTCTTCTCAACACCTTTTATTCTGGACTCTTCCCATCCTCGACCCCCGCCAGAGTGTCCATAGAGCAAGAGGCCTTCCTTCTCTAAGCACAGATGTGGggtccctcttcctctctcctgtgGGAGCTCTTCTGCTGGGGCTCAGGGTGTGGCTGACCCCCTCTATGAAAGTGGCCAGCCAGGGCTGCAGCTCCTGGGAAGAGGCTCCATGGGGACCCCTTATGGGCCTTGGGTAGACCCGATCTTCTAAGTCCCTGGGAGGACAGGCTGGCAGGGAGCCCTTTGGAATCAGGATCCAGAGGGCAAGGGAGGCTGCAGAGAAGGAGAACTGACtctctatgtaaataaaattatatgacatCTGGTATTTGCTCCAAAATAACTGGGTAGGcaggatacagtggctcatgcctgtaatgccagtgctttgggaggctgaagcagcaggatcacttgaacccaggagttcaaggctgcagtgagctatgattgtgccactgcactccagcctgggcaacagagcgagaccatgtctcaaaaaaaaaaataaaaagaaaggccgggtgcggtggctcaagcctgtaatcccagcactttgggaggccgagacgggtggatcacgaggtcaggagatcgagaccatcctggctaacccggtgaaaccccgtctctactaaaaaatacaaaaaactagccaggtgaggtggcgggcacctgtagtcccagctacttgggaggctgaggcaggagaatggcgtaaacccgggagatggagcttgcagtgagctgagatccggccactgcactccagcctgggcgagtgagactccgtctcaaaatatgaaatatccagaataggcaaatgtaCAAGATAGAGAACAGATTAATGGTTACAGGGGCTGGCAGGAGGAGAGAATGGAGAGTAACTGGTAATGGATGTTATATTTTGATTAGGGGTAATGGAtaccaatgttttaaaattgattgtAGCAATAGTTGCACAGACTTATGAATGTACAAAAAAACCATGTTGTATACCTGAAGcaggtgaattttatggcatatGAATTATGTCTGATGTTTTAAAGTTCTAGAGACAGGTTGGGAGGGCTGTGCCCACATTGCCGCTGTTAGTGGAGGGCCCCTCCCTGAGTGCCGTTTGGCACTTGCAAGCCAAAATCGGTGATGTGGGCCCACTGCTGCCCATCCCTTGGTCCTCCCAGGTCACACAAAACACAGGTCCTGAGTTCCTACGTGTACGACGACAAGGATGATGTCTTTGCCCGGGAGCCATTTGTGGCCCAGTTCTCTTTGCCCAGCGATGGTAGGGAGGGGAGAAGGGTGGGCTTGGTATGTGGGAGCAGAAGGGGGGTTCTTGCTGGCTCCACTGGGGGCTTCCTCACccagaggggctgggggagaaggGCCAGGAGTGCATGGCAGCCCTCGGTCCCTGGGCCTTGCAGTCCTTCCCAGCCTGGTGTTGGTCCCGCTGCACACCACTCCTAAGGCCGTAGAGAAGGAGCTGAACGCCCTCTACAATGTGTTTCTGGAGGTCTCCCAGCATTGGCAGAGCAAGGTAGGCCCGGGCAGTTTGTACAGGAGGGACAAGGATAGGGTGGCCCAGCGGCCAGCCCGATGGCTGCTGTGTCTCTAGGATGTGATCCTGCTTGGGGACTTCAATGCTGACTGCGCTTCACTGACCAAAAAGCGCCTGGACAAGCTGGAGCTGCGAACTGAGCCAGGCTTCCACTGGGTGATTGCCGACGGGGAGGACACCACAGTGCGGGCCAGTACCCACTGTGCCTATGACCGCATTGTGCTGCATGGGGAGCGCTGCCGGAGCCTGCTGCACACTGCGGCCGCCTTTGACTTCCCCACGACCTTCCAGCTCACCGAGGAGGAGGTGAAGGGATGGGGCTGGCAcaaggagggagggcaggagcagGGTCACAGGGAAGCCCCTCGGCCCCGGGCACTGACACTGCCCCACCACCCATTCCCAGGCCCTCAACATCAGTGACCACTACCCCGTGGAGGTGGAGCTGAAGTTGAGCCAGGCGCACAGTGTCCAGCCTCTCAGCCTTACTGTTCTGTTGCTGCTGTCACTCCTGTCCCCTCAACTGTGCCCTGCCGCCTgagccccccccaccccccgtgGCCTGCTGCCTTTTGGGACTTAAACCCCAGCCTCCCCCGTCCATCCAGCCCTGGGGCTGGGGGGCTTCAACTACAGTTGCCCTGTGACTGCAGTCCACCCCCACCTGCCTTTTGTTTGATTTGGCTCTTCTTCTTTGGTTGGGCTTGTGCCTAGATTAGGAGTGGAAGCCAGGGGCCCCGAGGCTGGACTCATGCCACCTGCCAGGTAGTGTAGTATCAGGAGTGGAGACAAAGTGGGCtctgggttgggggaggggaagggagggctcAGAAAGAGGAATCAAGATGTTATATGACAAAAAGGAAAGTTACTGAGAACAAAAATCCAGATTGGTGAGATGTGACACTTGTGCAGCAGATATGCCAATGGGCCATCTTTATTGTGGATTGGTAAGAATCACCAGGAAACCATTAAGCCCCAATAGCTACAAGGAGGGTGGTTAAGCCACTACATCAAACTCCTTCTCTGGAACCAGGAAACACCAAGACATGTTTCGGCTCATTGTAATCCGGTGAACAATGCAGTCAGGCCTGTTATAACTGCTAAGCAGTCATGCTCGCACCACTTGGGTGCTGTCGTCTGTGTTGGCACAGGCTTTTGCATGCCTGGTAAAGTCCAGCCAACGCTGGTGAAGGCCAACATCTGCACACAGAAAATCTGCACCAGTTACGTACTAAAAAGTTGTGTGAACCCAGGTGCCCCGGGAAAGGGGCTGCAGGACACAGCAAAATGCCAGCAGCGTGCCAGACCCCTCCCTTGCATCCTCCTCTCCAAAGAACAGAGCTCAGGAAAAACACTGACTGGGATGATAGAAAGGCCATGTGTTAACTATAATCACATTTATGGTTTGGAACCATCACCccaaggtaaaaaataaataaataaaaggtattctCAGGTATGtttggcaaaataaaataaagggaatTAAAAACCTTACAAATGGCTATAAATTGAGATCACAAAAGACCAGAGGCCTCTTGGGAGCcacaggctgggggctggggccaACATGTTCCAGCTCTGGGACCAAAAGCCTTTGGAGTCCTGTCCCTGGATACAGATGCTCAGGCCACCCACCTAGCACACCTCTCAATTTTGCTACTCCCCCAAAAGCTAGCGCTGTTCTATCTAGCGATAGTTCAGGTCAGACATCTGGGATTCCCAGGTCAAACCATGCCACACGTGCCTGTTCTGAGGTCTTTTTGTTACAAAGGACCAAAGGTTAGCCCAGACCTTTGGTCAGGTGGTGAGGGCCCTGGGAATGCAGGCTCTCAGAGAGGTTAGTGCATGGGGCTCAGGAGATTGCTAGAGATAGGCAAAGTGCAAATCCCAGAATGATTCCCAGCAAGGAGGACTGGCTAAACCAGATGGGTGAGACCACGCCCAATGCGATGCACACCTACCCTTGCTAAATAAATGCTGATGCTGGTCAGCCTCTAGCCCACAAGCCCCTCTTGGTTCCCATGTGTTGTAATAAGCAACACAACCGTAGGCTGACCCCAGCCTGGGATTGCAAGGCTTTGCTGCAGCTGTGCTTCATGAAAAGCACTTCAATGCTTTTCAACCTACTGCCTAGGACCTGGGGAGGTCCAAGTCAAGCTCCAGAGTAGACAACTGACATAAGGCCACCAGTCCTAGCCCTTTGCAGGGTTTGCTGCCTCATGAGCAGGGCTGAGCTGTCAACCTGTTTCTGAAATGAAAGGGCAATGACCCAAAGGTTCCCAAAGGAAGTTCCTTCTCCCTCAAGAATGTAAATACAAAAACATAGGTGGACAGGAAGTAGAATTTATTGGTGAGTATTAAGTGGGGGCAGCATATTGGAAGCCCTCATGAGTGCAGGGCCCGCCATTTGTCCAGAGGACCACGATTGGGGATGTACTTGACCCCACAGCCATCTGGGATGAGCCGCTTTTCAGCCACCATGTCTTCAAATTCATCAGCATTGAACTTGGTGAAGCCCCACTTCTTTGAGATGTGGATCTAGGGAGCAATGGAAAGAATTGAGTCAGAAGGCCTGGGGCAAAGAAAGGTGGGAGAAGGGGGGTGCAGCATACGTACCTTC encodes:
- the LOC105467952 gene encoding deoxyribonuclease-1-like 1 isoform X2, producing MDTLVRILARCDIMVLQEVVDSSGSAIPLLLRELNRFDASGPYSTLSSPQLGRSTYVETYVYFYRSHKTQVLSSYVYDDKDDVFAREPFVAQFSLPSDVLPSLVLVPLHTTPKAVEKELNALYNVFLEVSQHWQSKDVILLGDFNADCASLTKKRLDKLELRTEPGFHWVIADGEDTTVRASTHCAYDRIVLHGERCRSLLHTAAAFDFPTTFQLTEEEALNISDHYPVEVELKLSQAHSVQPLSLTVLLLLSLLSPQLCPAA
- the LOC105467952 gene encoding deoxyribonuclease-1-like 1 isoform X1 codes for the protein MHYPTALLFLILVSGAQAFRICAFNAQRLTLAKVAREQVMDTLVRILARCDIMVLQEVVDSSGSAIPLLLRELNRFDASGPYSTLSSPQLGRSTYVETYVYFYRSHKTQVLSSYVYDDKDDVFAREPFVAQFSLPSDVLPSLVLVPLHTTPKAVEKELNALYNVFLEVSQHWQSKDVILLGDFNADCASLTKKRLDKLELRTEPGFHWVIADGEDTTVRASTHCAYDRIVLHGERCRSLLHTAAAFDFPTTFQLTEEEALNISDHYPVEVELKLSQAHSVQPLSLTVLLLLSLLSPQLCPAA